From Halichoerus grypus chromosome 6, mHalGry1.hap1.1, whole genome shotgun sequence, one genomic window encodes:
- the SNN gene encoding stannin, producing the protein MSIMDHSPTTGVVTVIVILIAIAALGALILGCWCYLRLQHISQSEDEESIVGDGETKEPFLLVQYSAKGPCGERKAKLTPHGPDVHG; encoded by the coding sequence ATGTCTATTATGGACCACAGCCCCACCACGGGCGTGGTCACGGTCATCGTCATCCTCATCGCCATCGCTGCCCTGGGGGCCTTGATCCTGGGTTGCTGGTGCTACCTGCGCCTGCAGCACATCAGCCAGTCGGAAGACGAGGAGAGCATCGTGGGCGATGGCGAGACCAAGGAGCCCTTCCTGCTGGTGCAGTACTCCGCCAAGGGACCGTGCGGGGAGAGGAAGGCCAAGCTGACCCCACACGGCCCAGACGTCCACGGCTGA